A single Cryomorphaceae bacterium DNA region contains:
- a CDS encoding DUF4197 domain-containing protein has protein sequence MKLLSSSFVLSVTLSLLTSCEGTAQLPDFNNPIGGPSSQIITQSDMVDGLKEALNVGIQNAVTEASKTNGFLNDSKLRIPFPPEATKVENKMRQLGLSTQADQFVETLNAAASEASKKAAPIFVDAITRMTIQDAQGILTSDNHEAATEYLEQQTRSQLYNAFKPDVHEAIESVGVTSAWEPIVTKYNALPLTEDVNPDLDDYVTQKTLDGLFLLVAQEEKKIRENPEARVTDLLKKVFGNI, from the coding sequence ATGAAACTCCTCTCCTCCTCCTTTGTTCTCAGCGTCACGCTGAGCCTATTAACCTCGTGCGAAGGCACTGCTCAGCTTCCGGACTTCAACAACCCCATCGGTGGGCCCAGCAGTCAAATCATTACCCAATCGGATATGGTAGACGGCCTCAAGGAAGCCCTGAATGTGGGCATCCAAAACGCCGTAACCGAAGCTTCAAAAACCAACGGTTTTCTTAACGACAGTAAGCTGCGCATCCCCTTCCCGCCGGAAGCGACTAAAGTGGAAAATAAAATGCGCCAACTCGGGTTGAGCACCCAGGCCGATCAGTTTGTGGAAACGCTGAACGCGGCGGCAAGTGAAGCGAGCAAGAAGGCCGCGCCCATTTTTGTGGATGCCATCACACGAATGACCATTCAGGATGCCCAAGGTATTTTGACCAGTGACAACCATGAGGCCGCTACCGAGTATTTGGAGCAGCAAACGCGTAGTCAACTCTACAACGCTTTTAAGCCCGATGTACACGAGGCCATCGAATCTGTCGGTGTAACTTCAGCTTGGGAGCCCATCGTAACGAAGTACAATGCGCTGCCCTTGACGGAAGACGTCAATCCGGATTTGGATGACTACGTCACACAGAAAACCTTAGACGGACTCTTTCTCTTGGTCGCTCAGGAAGAAAAAAAGATCCGTGAAAACCCCGAAGCGAGGGTCACGGATCTCTTGAAAAAAGTTTTCGGCAATATTTAA
- a CDS encoding universal stress protein, with protein MTYENPLIIVPTGFSPQSLSAVDQAVSFAKHTGGRILLLTVTEPTSLWSNFLDQDGENQLVRQKIEEKLSSLAAQYSGRGVEIETRIEEGTPYEMVRTVAEEESADIIIMGTNGAPKGIRKRFIGSNALRVVSSAQRPVITIKGGDHEIGIKNIILPLDLTKETKQKVGHAISLAKLYGSTIHAVSVVDTNDDFVVKHLKANMRQVHDFIEKEGVQVNSDFIKRIGDESFASALIHYAVEKKGDLFVIMTQEETKVSEFFVGSLAQKIIYFSPVPVLSIRPKQLTHTLGPGGMGV; from the coding sequence ATGACCTACGAAAATCCTTTGATCATTGTTCCGACGGGCTTCTCTCCTCAATCGCTTTCCGCTGTTGATCAGGCGGTCAGTTTTGCCAAGCATACGGGAGGGCGTATCCTGCTGTTGACCGTAACGGAACCGACCAGTTTGTGGAGCAATTTTTTGGATCAGGATGGCGAGAATCAACTCGTGCGCCAGAAAATTGAGGAAAAATTAAGCTCTTTAGCTGCGCAGTACAGCGGTCGTGGTGTGGAGATTGAAACGCGCATCGAAGAAGGGACTCCCTATGAAATGGTCCGTACCGTGGCAGAAGAAGAGAGTGCGGACATCATCATTATGGGAACCAACGGTGCTCCAAAAGGGATACGCAAGCGCTTCATTGGATCCAATGCATTGCGTGTAGTTTCCAGTGCACAACGTCCGGTGATCACCATCAAAGGAGGGGACCACGAGATTGGCATCAAGAACATCATTTTGCCCCTGGATTTGACCAAGGAGACCAAACAAAAAGTCGGGCACGCCATCAGTCTAGCAAAGCTGTACGGCTCTACCATTCACGCCGTTTCAGTTGTGGACACTAATGATGATTTTGTAGTCAAGCACTTAAAAGCCAACATGCGCCAAGTGCATGATTTTATCGAAAAGGAGGGCGTTCAGGTGAATTCGGACTTTATCAAGCGAATTGGAGATGAGTCCTTCGCTTCCGCATTGATTCACTATGCGGTGGAAAAGAAAGGAGACCTGTTTGTGATTATGACGCAAGAAGAAACTAAGGTATCAGAGTTCTTCGTGGGGTCATTGGCACAGAAAATTATCTACTTCAGCCCTGTGCCGGTTTTGTCCATTCGACCCAAGCAACTGACACACACCTTAGGGCCTGGGGGCATGGGCGTTTAA
- a CDS encoding competence/damage-inducible protein A encodes MKSEIITIGDEILIGQIVDTNSAWMAQRLNEIGVDVVQVTSISDAPEAIKHAVDEARTRAQLILITGGLGPTNDDLTKNTLGEYFESPETFREEVFEDINKLFRAKGREITELNRAQANVPEAAQVIRNHEGTAPGMWFDREDYVVVSMPGVPYEMKAMFTHSVLPWTVERFNTPEIVHRTILTAGLPESILAAKLETWESALPEAIKLAYLPNAGRVRLRLSARGTDRDQLAALIDEQVQGLQEVVGKYIFGEGTQTLEEVVGLELIKRDQTVATAESCTGGAIAAALTSIPGSSAYVIGGVVAYSNAVKIAQLGVDSVSIEEHGAVSEEVVEQMARGVRDRMGTDYGIATSGIAGPDGGSEEKPVGTVWIAVAGPQRTWSKQFLFGTKRKLNVHLSVNAGLASLRREILESA; translated from the coding sequence ATGAAATCCGAAATCATTACGATTGGAGATGAAATTCTCATCGGCCAAATTGTGGATACAAACAGTGCTTGGATGGCACAACGACTCAATGAAATTGGCGTTGACGTCGTTCAAGTCACTTCTATTTCGGATGCTCCCGAGGCCATCAAACACGCCGTCGACGAGGCGAGAACGCGTGCTCAGTTGATTCTGATTACGGGAGGGTTAGGCCCGACGAATGATGATCTGACCAAGAATACGCTCGGTGAATATTTTGAGAGTCCAGAGACGTTCCGAGAGGAAGTATTTGAGGATATCAACAAACTGTTTCGGGCCAAAGGAAGGGAGATTACCGAATTGAACCGGGCTCAGGCCAATGTGCCTGAGGCGGCTCAAGTGATCCGCAATCACGAAGGAACGGCACCGGGCATGTGGTTTGATCGTGAGGACTACGTGGTCGTCAGTATGCCTGGTGTTCCGTATGAAATGAAGGCCATGTTTACACACAGTGTGCTGCCTTGGACGGTTGAGCGCTTTAATACCCCGGAAATTGTCCATCGAACCATATTGACTGCCGGTTTACCGGAGAGTATCTTGGCCGCCAAGCTCGAAACATGGGAATCGGCGTTGCCCGAGGCGATCAAGTTAGCTTACTTGCCCAATGCGGGCCGCGTCCGACTGCGCCTGAGCGCTCGCGGTACAGACCGGGATCAGTTGGCAGCATTAATTGACGAGCAGGTTCAAGGATTACAAGAAGTCGTTGGAAAGTACATCTTCGGTGAGGGAACGCAGACCCTGGAAGAAGTAGTGGGGCTAGAACTGATCAAACGCGATCAGACCGTGGCTACAGCTGAAAGTTGTACCGGAGGCGCTATTGCAGCTGCCTTGACGAGTATTCCCGGCAGCTCCGCCTATGTGATTGGCGGTGTAGTGGCCTATAGCAATGCCGTGAAGATTGCGCAGCTAGGGGTTGATTCGGTCTCGATTGAGGAGCACGGAGCGGTCAGTGAAGAGGTTGTGGAACAAATGGCTCGTGGTGTACGGGATCGAATGGGAACGGATTATGGAATTGCCACCAGTGGAATTGCTGGCCCGGACGGGGGATCAGAGGAGAAACCTGTCGGGACTGTTTGGATTGCGGTCGCGGGCCCTCAGCGCACGTGGAGCAAGCAATTCTTATTTGGTACCAAGCGTAAGCTTAACGTCCACTTGAGCGTCAATGCAGGCTTGGCCAGCTTGCGTCGAGAAATTTTAGAGTCGGCTTGA
- a CDS encoding nucleoside phosphorylase, translating into MSLAPSELVLNPDHSVYHLGLHPEDIAGTILLVGDPGRVRLVSDKFDKVTLRQQKREFITHTGELNGKRLTVMATGIGTDNIDIVLNELDALVNIDLKRREFLDQKTSLRLVRMGTSGSLQSDIPVDSILLSEAALGFDGLMHFYDARHVMDHDFSKAFRKELNWPEAAAHPYVVRADHETLDLLKGPNTHVGVTITAHGFYGPQGRELRIPIALPDLNDRLESFRFGDERITNYEMETSALYGLGKMMGHRCTTACVIIANRPNNDFSANYHASVEQMIDHVLERLTAR; encoded by the coding sequence ATGTCACTCGCCCCTTCTGAACTCGTCTTGAATCCCGATCACAGCGTATACCATCTGGGCTTGCACCCGGAAGACATCGCCGGTACGATACTCCTGGTTGGTGACCCTGGCCGGGTTCGTTTGGTCTCCGATAAGTTTGACAAAGTGACTCTTCGCCAGCAAAAAAGAGAATTCATTACCCATACGGGGGAGTTGAACGGCAAGCGATTGACTGTGATGGCCACGGGTATTGGTACGGACAATATTGACATTGTGCTCAACGAGCTTGACGCCCTGGTCAACATCGATCTCAAGCGCCGGGAGTTTCTCGATCAAAAAACTTCCCTGCGCCTGGTGCGTATGGGAACTTCAGGATCGCTCCAGTCGGATATTCCCGTGGACAGTATCCTTTTGAGTGAGGCGGCCCTTGGCTTCGATGGACTGATGCACTTCTACGATGCCCGCCACGTGATGGACCACGATTTCTCAAAAGCCTTCCGAAAAGAACTGAACTGGCCCGAGGCGGCAGCACATCCCTACGTGGTGCGTGCCGATCACGAAACCCTTGATCTTCTAAAAGGCCCCAACACCCACGTTGGAGTGACCATTACCGCCCACGGATTCTATGGCCCTCAGGGCCGGGAGCTTCGAATTCCGATTGCCCTACCCGACCTCAACGATCGTCTCGAAAGCTTCCGTTTCGGAGATGAGCGCATCACCAACTATGAAATGGAGACCTCCGCCCTATATGGCCTTGGGAAAATGATGGGACACCGCTGCACCACCGCTTGTGTGATTATAGCCAACCGCCCCAACAACGATTTTTCGGCGAACTACCACGCCTCTGTGGAACAGATGATTGACCATGTATTGGAGCGCCTCACGGCGCGATGA